The following are encoded in a window of Plasmodium vivax chromosome 10, whole genome shotgun sequence genomic DNA:
- a CDS encoding hypothetical protein, conserved (encoded by transcript PVX_080070A) — translation MSIKSPCLEILPFIFREEQISNRIQTFPTETMKKAYLELKGYFEQYKIYAEKLINFNGSMNDENQRKEKMTIKLRCEYYAVLFSQASKLLNEYINFRNRLILELAINVNGLINSIHPNIIQRLNEDEKRELQRCCENIRSERIKSKLENKFTVCFLNDLIIEDLNYEGNENESAARNVFYAAGLKVSVFEDKALDLQKCEWARILRD, via the exons ATGTCGATAAAATCGCCGTGCCTGGAAATACTGCCCTTCATATTTAGGGAGGAACAAATAAGTAACAGAATTCAAACCTTCCCGACGGAGACCATGAAAAAGGCCTACTTAGAATTGAAGGGATATTTTGAGCAATACAAAATTTACGCAGA GAAATTAATTAACTTCAACGGGTCAATGAATGACGAAAATcagagaaaagaaaaaatgaccatTAAGCTGAGATGCGAATATTACGCAGTCCTCTTCTCACAGGCGTCTAAGCTTTTAAACGAATACAT AAACTTTAGAAACAGACTTATACTCGAACTGGCCATCAATGTGAACGGATTAATTAACTCCATACACCCCAACATAATACAAAGACTTAACGAGGACGAGAAAAGGGAATTGCAAAGATGCTGCGAA AATATCCGGAGCGAAAGGATCAAGTCGAAGCTAGAAAAT AAATTTACCGTATGCTTCTTGAACGACTTAATTATAGAAGACTTAAATTACGAAGGAAATGAAAACGAAAGCGCAGCTCGAAATGTTTTTTACGCAGCGGGATTGAAAGTTAGCGTTTTTGAGGATAAGGCTCTCGATTTACAGAAATGTGAATGGGCAAGAATCTTAAGGGACTAA
- a CDS encoding hypothetical protein, conserved (encoded by transcript PVX_080080A) produces MSRSQSHENSQIIPKYDYESDREEKSLISNIFSTRKPKHAGAGLVSGLKSVTKGIIVGTSFLFISPYLCAKAEGINGFFKGMFFGLLSAIVIPIISLGVASYQIGRGIMNTPESIAQRALGKIWDDEKREWYDFYYNLDEEANKVLNEINDNGGNGGNSSSSGNATYERKNDVNDDEYYNKNGNIKVKNDEFYRILQVPTNASQNEIKRQYYKLAKEYHPDKCSDSKAKEQFQKIGEAYQVLGDIERRRRYDKEGKNAINSMQFIDSTFFFTLLFGSEKLDPYIGKLRMVMYVEYEQIYKDEDVQRIIVKEQNKREVQLALHLREILNNYIHGNKEEYIAKFEEEIKDLCQTSFGHIILENVAWSYENCANQFLGDKYSLFGISGKYYKMQQKKRVIGTGFKFVKTLIKTSSLASQIKKKEEDEDMSLEKTAKVNKKIEDSLPAIVETMLNICLIDIDQTIKGVCKKVFTDMSVDENMRKTRAESLIVLAKVMKKIIQEFKKNNEVTDTKKLFEDACMRAYQKQDDDYN; encoded by the exons ATGAGCAGGTCACAGTCGCATG AGAACAGCCAGATAATCCCAAAGTACGACTACGAAAGTGAccgagaagaaaaaagcctAATCAGTAACATATTTTCCACGAGGAAGCCCAAACATGCGGGTGCCGGATTAGTGTCAGGGCTAAAATCAGTAACAAAAGGGATAATCGTGGGGACGagttttttgtttatatccCCCTACTTATGTGCCAAAGCTGAAGGAATTAATGGGTTCTTCAAAGGGATGTTTTTTGGCCTCCTAAGTGCAATAGTCATCCCGATAATCTCCCTGGGAGTGGCTAGCTACCAAATTGGGAGGGGTATAATGAACACCCCAGAATCGATAGCTCAGAGGGCGCTGGGCAAAATCTGGgatgatgaaaaaagggagtgGTATGATTTTTACTACAATTTGGATGAAGAAGCGAATAAAGTGTTAAACGAAATTAACGACAACGGTGGAAATGGCGGAAACAGTAGCAGCAGTGGGAACGCCACGTATGAGAGGAAGAATGATGTAAATGACGATGAGTATTATAATAAGAATGGAAATATAAAAGTTAAGAATGATGAATTTTACAGAATTTTACAAGTGCCGACAAatgctagccaaaatgaaattaagaGACAGTACTATAAGCTAGCCAAAGAATACCACCCAGATAAATGCTCAGATTCGAAGGCCAAAGAGCAGttccaaaaaattggagaagcATACCAAGTACTTGGTGACATagagagaagaagaagatatgataaagaaggaaaaaacgctATCAACAGTATGCAGTTCATCGActctacctttttttttactctacTCTTTGGTAGCGAAAAGTTGGATCCATACATTGGAAAACTCAGAATGGTGATGTACGTAGAGtatgaacaaatatataaagatgAAGATGTGCAGAGAATTATTGTTAAAGAACAGAATAAGAGAGAAGTCCAGCTAGCTCTTCACCTGAgagaaatattaaataattatatccACGGGAATAAGGAGGAATATATTGCAAAATTtgaggaagaaattaaagaCCTATGCCAAACTTCCTTCGGACAtatcattttggaaaatgtcGCCTGGTCTTATGAAAATTGCGCCAATCAATTTTTAGGGGATAAATATAGCCTGTTCGGGATCAGTGGGAAATACTATAAAATGCAACAGAAAAAGAGAGTAATCGGTACGGGgtttaaatttgtaaaaacgtTAATTAAGACGAGCTCTTTGGCTAGccaaattaagaaaaaggaagaagatgaagatatGTCGCTCGAAAAAACTGCCaaagtgaataaaaaaattgaggactCCCTGCCAGCTATTGTCGAAACGATGCTCAACATTTGCCTCATCGACATCGACCAAACTATTAAGGGCGTGTGCAAAAAGGTGTTCACGGACATGTCCGTGGACGAGAACATGCGCAAGACCCGGGCGGAGTCCCTCATCGTGCTGGCCAAGGTGATGAAGAAAATCATCCAGGAGTTTAAGAAGAACAACGAGGTCACGGATACTAAGAAGCTGTTCGAGGATGCCTGCATGAG AGCGTACCAGAAACAGGATGACGACTACAACTGA
- a CDS encoding hypothetical protein, conserved (encoded by transcript PVX_080055A; Apicoplast targeted protein. Curated by Stuart Ralph, Walter and Eliza Hall Institute of Medical Research, Australia.): MTPIISFTTIYNFVQLKNFPLLLTTLIGITMFVLSHAHIEFSSPSVANIFKKMHIPMAILAAIFLVSTNYAAHQLLKSRNMDRCCKHKKISHHLEEQSCEQHHHHPQHPHHHHHYDLEMNDDTYGMHSHPHNNDNVVNLEKFYNIGFHQHNDHELVRFL, encoded by the coding sequence ATGACGCCGATAATTTCGTTCACGACCATTTACAACTTCGTTCAACTGAAGAACTTCCCCCTGCTGCTCACCACGCTCATTGGAATCACAATGTTTGTTCTGTCGCACGCGCACATCGAGTTCAGCAGCCCAAGTGTAGCGAatatcttcaaaaaaatgcacatccCAATGGCAATATTAgcggcaatttttttagtaagCACAAATTATGCAGCGCACCAGCTTTTAAAGTCTAGGAACATGGATCGGTGTtgtaaacacaaaaaaatatcgcATCACTTGGAAGAGCAATCATGCGAACAGCACCATCATCATCCGCAGCATCCTCACCATCATCACCACTATGATTTAGAAATGAATGATGACACCTATGGTATGCATAGTCACCCACACAACAATGACAATGTGGTCAATCTGGAAAAGTTTTACAATATTGGATTTCATCAGCATAATGATCACGAATTGGTTCGATTTTTGTGA
- a CDS encoding metal transporter, putative (encoded by transcript PVX_080060A), with amino-acid sequence MSPTHEGSSGASVASKKGSNSSREVNLNSGRNRAHQGGNAHHGGNTQRRNGKENQANVYSYRMNAKSKAGQEENEAGEAAEAAVAVEAANASGAAEVKQSKHDDAYDGKFIKKDVCNLGKLNNDKLNMNSNATSSNFKEESSVANADVDAEKVRSMYIKKLNSTQSTMNIEGNNDTYKEEELMQMQMKNGKGNMEDCTYNYKNKKMIKSKHKNNKLEDKMDNQLANEEDGDKEMYNNSFYLSDNMDEELSNGGKNISFIKKIKMCFNYFGPGWIVAIAYLDPGNLCSNLNVGLIRSPDDNVNNNLVKDYTGYHLLWILAYGHVLGFVFQVLSMKLGHVTGLDLASICYKEFDKKYSYLLYICVQIAIWGAHIQAIVGTFVAIHLIFGISVKIAILYTLVEALVYSFLENKSLNLLENVLSLLIGLLALCFIVNVFMTPINYKEVAYSILYPRIPQGKGFDAMALLGSIISAHVFYLHTNLTSKKKAVIFNDRMLKRYNTLGTVESAGSLFLSCVTNCIIVLTFAEVNINAHDRRDAYNLFTAYEVMKKSFGKISMYIWSFGLLSSGNNSSFMCEYASKSVFEGFLNKKVNTFLRVLSFRFFLFSILYLFLLYDKYSIDQLTNFINVIQVLLLPLAIVPLYRFSIHKNVLGKFALTKYSKIFVFVIVISIIIANLMLTVFDFLQKVPNLYSVCFAIFFSLIYLSFMLFLFKMPITKTYCRQR; translated from the coding sequence ATGAGCCCCACGCACGAGGGTAGCAGCGGCGCAAGTGTCGCCAGCAAGAAGGGGAGCAACAGCAGCAGGGAGGTTAACCTGAATAGCGGCAGGAATAGGGCCCACCAAGGTGGAAACGCTCACCACGGCGGGAACACCCAGCGCAGGAACGGCAAGGAGAACCAAGCCAACGTGTACAGCTACCGAATGAACGCGAAGAGCAAAGCCGGGCAGGAAGAGAACGAGGCGGGCGAAGCTGCGGAGGCGGCAGTAGCAGTGGAGGCAGCTAACGCATCCGGCGCAGCGGAAGTAAAGCAGTCCAAGCATGACGATGCGTACGACGGGaagttcataaaaaaggatgTCTGCAATTTGGGGAAATTAAATAACGACAAATTAAACATGAATAGCAACGCCACCTCCTCCAATTTTAAAGAAGAATCGAGCGTAGCGAATGCGGATGTAGACGCAGAGAAGGTTCGTagcatgtatataaaaaagttaaattcTACCCAATCGACGATGAACATTGAGGGGAATAATGATACGTACAAGGAGGAGGAATTGATGCAGATGCAAATGAAGAATGGAAAGGGCAATATGGAGGACTGTACCtataactataaaaataaaaaaatgatcaaaagTAAACATAAGAATAACAAATTGGAGGATAAAATGGATAACCAGCTAGCCAACGAAGAAGATGGTGACAAAGAAATGTACAACAATTCATTTTACCTGTCTGACAATATGGATGAAGAATTAAGCAacggtggaaaaaatatctcctttattaaaaaaatcaaaatgtgCTTTAATTATTTTGGCCCAGGATGGATTGTAGCTATTGCATATTTAGACCCAGGTAACCTGTGCAGTAACTTAAATGTAGGGTTAATCAGATCACCAGATGATAATGTTAATAACAATTTGGTGAAGGATTATACGGGGTATCACTTACTATGGATTTTGGCATATGGCCATGTCTTAGGTTTTGTCTTCCAAGTGTTATCTATGAAATTGGGACACGTGACAGGGTTAGATTTGGCATCCATATGTTACAAagaatttgataaaaaatattcctacCTTCTCTACATCTGTGTGCAGATTGCCATCTGGGGTGCACACATACAAGCCATTGTGGGTACCTTTGTAGCTATACATTTGATTTTTGGGATATCTGTGAAGATAGCCATTTTGTACACCCTAGTAGAAGCACTAGTGTATAGTTTCCTCGAAAATAAAAGTCTTAACCTTTTAGAAAATGTCCTAAGTTTGCTCATCGGATTGTTGGCCCTCTGTTTCATTGTTAACGTTTTTATGACGCCTATTAACTATAAAGAGGTGGCTTACAGCATTTTGTACCCACGAATTCCTCAGGGGAAAGGATTTGATGCCATGGCGTTATTGGGGAGTATCATATCAGCacatgtattttatttacacacAAATTTAACGTCAAAGAAGAAGGCTGTAATATTTAACGACAGAATGTTAAAAAGGTATAACACTTTGGGGACAGTCGAATCTGCAGGTTCGCTGTTTCTCTCCTGTGTGACGAATTGCATTATTGTGCTAACTTTTGCGGAGGTTAATATTAATGCACATGACAGGAGAGATGCGTATAACCTTTTCACGGCTTACGAAGTGATGAAAAAAtcgtttggaaaaatttCCATGTATATATGGTCCTTTGGTTTGCTAAGTAGTGGAAATAACTCCAGCTTCATGTGCGAATATGCTTCCAAATCTGTATTTGAaggatttttaaataaaaaagttaacacGTTTTTACGAGTACTAtctttccgcttcttcctcttctccattttgtatttatttttactatacGATAAGTACAGCATTGACCAGCTGACAAACTTTATCAATGTCATCCAAGTGCTGCTCCTCCCTCTGGCCATTGTCCCTCTCTACCGATTTagtattcataaaaatgtgttaggAAAATTTGCCTTAACAAAATAttccaaaatttttgttttcgtcATTGTTATTTCGATAATCATTGCCAACTTGATGTTAACAGTTTTTGATTTCCTTCAGAAAGTGCCCAATTTGTACTCTGTTTGTTTTGccattttcttctccctcatTTATTTATCCTTCATGCTCTTCCTCTTTAAAATGCCGATTACGAAGACCTACTGTCGCCAGCGCTGA
- a CDS encoding hypothetical protein, conserved (encoded by transcript PVX_080065A) gives MILVSFLNGTKKIWGRKEKPFVMAVFKAGKNVGKAFTSSNGHTSKGVSENVNGKERFIQLRHSDSATRYQANGIMKTNNWPKKKISKKKNELYIFLKKTGNKKVDFHDLNIALTKKIGEMQNFNEIYKLIYYNKDILVPLNYVVCVYKMYKLAKQKDCRVVNYEMYVNSRVVGVSIDELCRMAALDQENDYGEISQRLAIQGGGSTPIRSSCGSGEGRDFPKRKRTPYVMDPQEQPRHLCLDYKNDILQHVVDKMNKNYFVKKLTYRHVANLLFALVNLKYYDMATYLVYAKHISSMYVHLSSQAIANVTYSYALLFSFYSIDFTTCYENYVYKYYIPTGGGTSGPLQHDRINLMFLLLSRWMCMKAIIHVNRNCRGKYDVERFYKGVLSNTEELNEKEKKYHLQFNAENAKREEKNFFQEFFIFLWSVSKLKINNIYIDLMLRTIHQNRKYFFPKFNEKDICNFIQSVCTYYPMKKLSQMGKSTGNASYAVSLGKADPFITFDYDAFLRSALLCTLFHLKKCSYQHYAIIFKCLRNLQNLGDTHNWEGVPNWNDPMSCSLPCGSKSGAHSSEADHQPDYSSKNYSVGKEGGETPPLYSPKTNSVENILKKLAKVVVKSLLTKLRSKNDDVLYHVKYYKRSSALNLQHLSVYLYNLSLMSEHYVEDIARKELTHLLTSILEKGIKRVHSFSSKSANVKLEDNFLQQSYDNLVCLSNMNYALNKSNISNESLVLHSAVHFFKMYHLFYKADRNEEISAPFFNLLEKINERVLSIFNWTFSHTGVALMPLFTLINYHYLYLLYVKDAPNMFVLLKKMLLPMTIYNNVTLYQLRLILKLLTNYYMSHVVSKREGATNYMDRTHDDVLTCMYSLSLIIANISHNIRSEKLAMQGNTKQNSDKGEYINFYINVAHTLLRSYFYRLYSLNEGNIRKHILCPSQNEDTLMKFYTFYLFVKMNMNKHVHYDRNVVKKFVNSSAVSKKGFYFLEKLLPSFSEQSSGSFGNKEVLYGESFAHTDLEMSEGAQMRHSSGKEAMTDELELNEETCTVDNYPNERNHAHMKGDNNTGALPLYVNHIDNRNYSPRENFGIFYLIQKSIHPKEIKMNKKSLLFLKQPDVSQILFNPRVDNELREVEKRVLSTFNLIASSKSHIKIYNYIKHIYEKKKNGKEETFPIQNEYVVNKKDALFVVDIYDKNTNTIFEIDGISHYTKQYVPNKSLDSFSFFYNYKSYYIFKHLILRENYNIVHLPLHDSKLCRSIICDYYKVTSENG, from the exons ATGATTTTGGtgtcatttttaaatggaacgaaaaaaatatggggaagaaaagaaaagccGTTCGTGATGGCCGTTTTTAAGGCTGGGAAAAACGTTGGGAAAGCTTTCACCAGCTCAAATGGCCACACCTCAAAAGGGGTCTCGGAAAATGTGAACGGCAAGGAGAGGTTCATCCAGCTGCGGCACTCGGACAGCGCTACCag GTACCAGGCAAACGGAATAATGAAGACAAACAACTGgccgaagaaaaaaatctcaaagaagaaaaacgaactgtacattttcctaaaaaaaaCAGGCAACAAAAAGGTAGACTTCCACGATCTAAACATTGCGCTAACGAAAAAGATAggggaaatgcaaaactttaatgaaatatataagtTGATTTATTACAACAAAGACATTTTAGTTCCCCTCAATTACGTCGTGTgtgtttataaaatgtacaaacTGGCGAAGCAGAAAGACTGCAGGGTGGTGAATTACGAAATGTACGTAAATAGCCGTGTTGTTGGTGTAAGCATAGATGAGCTATGCCGGATGGCCGCCCTGGACCAAGAGAACGACTATGGGGAGATAAGTCAGAGGCTGGCTAtacaaggggggggaagcacccccaTCAGAAGCAGCTGTGGAAGCGGAGAAGGGCGTGATTTccccaaaaggaagagaaccCCGTATGTGATGGACCCTCAGGAACAACCACGCCATCTCTGCCTCGACTACAAAAACGATATTCTACAACACGTGGtggacaaaatgaacaaaaactattttgtaaaaaagttaacCTACCGACACGTAGCCAACCTGCTCTTCGCATtggtaaatttaaaatattacgACATGGCAACCTACTTGGTCTATGCCAAACATATCAGCAGCATGTATGTCCACTTGTCATCTCAGGCCATCGCAAATGTTACCTACTCGTATGCTTTACTTTTCAGTTTCTACTCAATCGATTTTACAACGTGTTATGAAAATTATGTGTACAAATATTACATACCTACGGGGGGAGGCACCTCAGGCCCGCTACAACATGACCGCATAAACTTAATGTTTTTGCTGCTCAGTCGGTGGATGTGCATGAAGGCTATCATACACGTTAACCGAAATTGTAGGGGGAAATACGACGTGGAGAGATTTTACAAAGGCGTTTTGTCAAACACGGAAGAgctaaatgaaaaggaaaaaaaatatcactTACAATTTAACGCGGAAAATGCCAAAcgtgaagagaaaaatttttttcaggaattttttatcttcctgTGGAGTGTGTCCAAATTGAAAATTAACAACATTTACATCGATTTGATGCTCCGTACGATTCACCAAAATAGgaagtattttttcccaaagtTTAACGAAAAggatatatgtaattttattcaatCTGTGTGCACTTACTATCcgatgaaaaaattaagtcaAATGGGCAAGTCCACTGGGAATGCTTCTTACGCGGTTTCTCTTGGTAAGGCAGACCCGTTTATCACTTTTGATTATGATGCCTTTTTGAGGAGCGCCCTCCTTTGTACCCTCttccatttgaaaaaatgcagcTATCAGCACTACGCGATTATTTTCAAGTGCCTTCggaatttgcaaaatttggGTGATACCCATAACTGGGAGGGGGTGCCAAATTGGAATGACCCCATGTCTTGTTCGTTGCCATGTGGAAGCAAAAGTGGTGCGCACTCCTCTGAGGCGGATCATCAGCCCGAttattcttcaaaaaattattcagtaggtaaagaaggaggagaaacaCCCCCGTTATATTCTCCCAAAACGAACTCtgtagaaaatattttaaaaaagcttGCAAAAGTTGTTGTAAAGAGTTTACTTACAAAACTTaggagcaaaaatgatgacgtTCTTTACCATGTGAAGTACTACAAGCGAAGCTCGGCCCTAAACTTACAACACTTGTCTGTGTACCTTTACAATTTATCCCTCATGAGTGAACATTACGTGGAGGATATAGCAAGGAAGGAGCTGACCCATCTGCTAACATCCATTTTGGAGAAAGGCATAAAACGTGTGCATTCCTTTAGCAGCAAAAGCGCAAATGTAAAACTGGAggacaattttttgcaacagAGTTATGACAACTTGGTCTGTCTAAGCAACATGAACTACGCGTTAAATAAAAGTAACATTTCGAACGAATCCCTAGTCCTACACTCAGCGGTacatttcttcaaaatgtatcACCTGTTTTACAAGGCGGATAGAAATGAGGAAATAAGTGCacccttttttaaccttcttgagaaaataaatgaaagagtattatccatttttaattgGACATTTTCACACACAGGGGTGGCCCTCATGCCATTATTCACTTTAATTAATTACCATTATTTGTACCTTTTATATGTGAAGGACGCCCCCAATATGTTTGTccttttaaagaaaatgttACTACCAATGACTATATACAATAATGTCACCCTCTACCAGCTGCGCCTCATTTTGAAGCTTCTAACAAACTACTACATGTCTCACGTGGTTAGTAAAAGGGAAGGCGCTACTAATTACATGGACCGTACCCACGATGATGTGCTAACTTGCATGTACAGCTTATCTTTAATAATAGCAAACATCTCGCATAACATACGGAGTGAGAAACTCGCCATGCAAGGGAACACCAAACAGAATAGTGACAAAGGGGAGTACatcaatttttacataaacgTGGCGCACACCTTGTTAAGAAGTTACTTCTATCGCTTGTACAGTTTAAACGAAGGAAATATAAGGAAGCACATTTTGTGCCCCTCCCAAAATGAAGACACCCTTATGAAATTTTAcaccttttatttattcgtaaaaatgaatatgaatAAACATGTGCACTATGATAGGAATGTTGTGAAGAAATTTGTAAACTCCAGTGCGGTATCCAAAAAGGGGTTTTACTTTTTGGAAAAGTTACTTCCGTCCTTTTCAGAGCAGAGCAGTGGCAGTTTTGGGAACAAAGAAGTTTTATATGGGGAGTCATTTGCACACACCGATTTGGAGATGAGCGAAGGGGCACAAATGAGGCACAGCTCGGGGAAGGAAGCGATGACCGATGAGCTTGAGCTAAATGAGGAGACCTGCACAGTGGACAATTACCCCAACGAACGGAACCACGCTCATATGAAAGGAGATAACAACACGGGTGCCCTTCCACTGTACGTAAACCACATTGACAACAGAAATTACTCCCCCAGGGAAAATTTcggaattttttatttaatacaaaaaagCATTCACCcgaaggaaataaaaatgaataaaaaaagcctcctctttttaaagCAGCCGGATGTAtcgcaaattttatttaacccACGCGTGGATAACGAGTTGAGGGAAGTGGAAAAGCGAGTCCTTTCAACGTTTAACCTAATAGCAAGCTCCAAATCGCatataaagatatataactatataaaacatatttacgaaaagaaaaaaaacggcaaagAGGAAACCTTCCCTATACAAAACGAATACGTAGTAAATAAGAAGGACGCTCTTTTTGTGGTAGACATTTACGATAAAAACACAAACACCATATTCGAAATCGACGGAATTAGTCACTACACAAAACAGTACGTGCCAAACAAATCCCTGGACtcttttagctttttttacaattacaAATCGTACTACATTTTTAAGCACTTAATTTTAAGggaaaattataacattGTGCATCTGCCTCTGCATGACAGCAAGTTGTGCCGGAGCATCATTTGCGACTACTATAAGGTGACAAGCGAAAATGgttag
- a CDS encoding hypothetical protein, conserved (encoded by transcript PVX_080075A), with the protein MPRVCALAKVSKVSSNVTCHIKLRGKEKECAERIYSIVDDLLRNKTYSNSEINQWSNVICETSMDFLYSKLLPAKYIISCYILKSASTEAALRFSTYWDTGDS; encoded by the exons ATGCCTCGAGTGTGCGCGCTCGCTAAGGTGTCAAAAGTGTCTTCAAATGTTACTTGCCATATTAAG ctacgtgggaaggaaaaggaatgCGCCGAGCGAATTTATTCCATAGTCGACG ACCTTTTGAGGAATAAAACCTACTCCAACagtgaa ATAAACCAGTGGTCAAATGTCATCTGCGAAACGTCCATGGATTTTCTGTACTCGAAATTGTTGCCCGCGAAGTACATAA TAAGCtgctacattttaaaaagtgcaaGCACGGAAGCGGCTCTCCGATTTTCTACCTACTGGGACACGGGGGAtagttaa